The Candidatus Nomurabacteria bacterium DNA segment GGATTACATTCTTAACATAATCAAAGTTTATCGGATGCATCGCCGCCGTGGATTCCTCGATTTTTTTCTTTGCGAGGGAGCGGGCATGATGGAGCAATTCTTGCGAATCTTTCAGATAAACGAAGCCGCGCGAGATAATATCTGGCGATTTACGGACACGGCCTGTCCGGGCATCCACGATGGCCACAATTACGAACATTCCTTCCTGCGACAGCATTTGTCGATCACGGATGACGACTTCTTCGACATTATTTTGACCAAGGCCATCTACCATTACCACGCGGTTGGAGACACCTTCTTTTAGTATCTGGATTTTCTGTCCCTTGTCGGTAATCTCAATCACACTGCCATTATCAGGAACGATGATGTTTTTCTCCGGCATGCCAAGCTCTAGAGCCAAGTCTTCATGTTGGCGAAGCTTGTGGTGGGAACCGTGGATTGGTATGAAAAATTTCGGTTTGATTTTTTTGTGCAGCCATTCAATCTCGCCACGATTACCATGGCCGGAAGAGTGGATGTATACATCCGAGGTGCGGTAACTGATAATCTTGGCGCCTTGTCGGGCAATATTGTCTTTCAGTTTCTGTACGGCGATTTCGTTTCCGGGAACAATAGAAGAGGAGAGTAAGACGGTGTCGCCCTTCTTGAAACGGAGATATTTGTGAGTTTTATTGGCCATGCGCATTAAGGCCGCGAATTCTTCTCCTTGAGCGCCTGTCGCAAGCACAACCACCTTATCTTCAGGGTACTTACTCGCATCTTGCATCGAGATGACGGTATCTTTCTTCAGTTTCCAGAGCCCGGCCAGTTGGGAGATTTCCATGTTGGTCTTCATACTTCTTCCCTCAATCACTAATTTTCGACCATATTTTTCTACAATCTCCACAATCTTAATCATTCGTTCTAGCTGGGAAGCGAAAGTACCGATGAAAAGACGCCCCTTGATACTTTTGATGATTTCCTCAAGGTTTTTATGAGTTTCGCGTTCGGGGACGGAGAAACCGGGATTTTCAATATTGGTGGAGTCGGCCAGGAGCAAAAGAGTTTTTTCTTTCTCAAAGATGCCGTAGCGCTTTTCTTCTTCGTTCGTTGGTTTACCATCGACTCCGTCCAGATCTAATTTGTAATCACCCGGATTAACGATTAGGCCGTAGGGTGTTTCTATGATTATCCCGAAAGAATCCGGAATAGTATGCGTGACACCGAAGAACCGGACGGTAATCTCGCCCAACTTAATCTTGCTTTCGTTTTCCACTACCCGCATATCAAGCGGTGGAAGGTGGGGGAATTCATCCATTCGTTTTTTAATAAACAGGGAGGTCAAATTGCGGGTATAGAGCGGTGGATTACCGATTCGGCCCATTATGTAAGGAATCCCGCCGGTGTGATCGAGGTGTCCGTGGGTGATCACTACCCCCCGAACTTTCTCTTTATTTTTTTCAAGATAGGTGACATCGGGGATAATGTAGTCAACCCCCGGCATTTCTTCGGTGGGGAAAGCGAAGCCGATGTCGATCACGACGATGTCGTTTCCCATTTCGATGGCGGTCATGTTTTTCCCGATTTCTTCCACGCCGCCCAGTGGGATTATCCGAATATTTCCCTCAGCAAGTGGGGGTACAGTTTTCTCTGCTGATGTGGCTCGAGGCGCTCTCCTCATTCTTGGTGGTGGTTTCATATATTTAATTATTCAATTTATTTTAATTTTTTAAATCTGATTATTTTTATTCGCAAAAATTGGCCAAACCCTATCGGTTTTAATATGCCAGCGATAGATATTTAGAAATCTATCTGCCGCCGTATTAATTGTTGGAAAGGTTACGTTTTTTATCTCGGTCGGTAAAAGATAGAGAAATTCCGGGGCGTAGACGAAAATTGCTGGTGTGTCAGACGATACGGTGTCATTAAATTTCTGGTAAAGGGAGGCGATTTTCTCCTGGTCACTTGACCGTCGTACCTCCTCCAGGATTTTATCTGTCGCGCTATTTGTGTACAATGCGATGTTTAATCCCGGGTCTAGCCTTTGTGAAGAATGCCAGAAGGCGAAGGTGTCCATATTGCGTCCCAGAATTTCTCCGAAAAAGAGGGCTTCATACTGTCGTGGACGGATTACATTCTGATTCAAGTCGCCGATTTCAAAAATTTTCAAATCTACCGCCACCCCTAGTTGTTTCCAAGTGTCGCGAATAATTTCCGCCGCTTTCTTCAGCTCCGGGGTGTCAGAGGTCGTCAGTGTAAATGAGAGGGTGAGGGTTTCTTTCTTTGTTTTTTTCTCCCAAGTTGTGCTCGTCTCATTAAACTCCCAGCCGCCATTCTCTAGAATGGCACGAGCTTCGCTAATACTTGAGGTTGACATCGAAGAAGAAAAATTTGGCAGGGGCCCGGTAATTGGCTGACCGTAACCGGAAAGCGCGCCGTCAATAACCACACTACGATCAAGGGAGAGATTAAGTGCCTTGCGCACTTCGGGATTCGCCAGAACTGGAGCACGGCTTTGGTTCAAGAATACACCAAAAACCCGGGGGAGAGGTGAGCGTAGCACGCGAGATCCCAGCGCCTCTAATGCCTTGGCGCTCTCGGCTGAAATGAGGCTCGCAGATGTAATTTTGCCTTGACGGTAGGCATTCATTAATTCCGTTTCGTTTGGGTAGAAAAACAAACGCAGGTTACTGATCTTTGCTTTCCCGAGCGCAAAATTTTCGAATGGTACGAAATCGTAATACTCAGGAATTCCAAGAGCGTCCTTCTTAATATTTTTTACTTTGTAGGGGCCAGAACCAATACCCTCGATATTGAATTGGTTGAGGGCGAACACCTCTGGGTCTAGACGACCCCAGATGTGCTTAGGCAGAATTCCCATTGTGGCGTTATCCAGAAATGGTGGGTAGGGTTGTTTGAGGTGGAAGCGGATTATCTTATCATCAACCCTCTCAATCCTTACTCCCTCCCATGAGGCACGCTTAACACTCTTTATAATTGGGTTTAGGGTGCTTGTGATTGTGAACTCAACATCCGCGGTGTTCAGTGGCGCACCATCGTGCCAGGTTAGGTTGTCTTTCAAGGTGAAAGTGTAGGTAAGTCCGTCTTCGGAAACTTCAACTTTTTCTGCCAGATCTGGTTCTGGCTTATTTTTCTCATTTACTCGCATCAATCCAGAATAGACAAGAGTGGAGAGGTCTCGATCAGCGTCCGAGATTGCCAGAAGTGGATTGATAAAGCGCGGTGATCCAATGATGCCCTCACTGAGACTGCCACCGGGAGCAGCAACGGTAATAGAGAAAATCTGGTTGATTCCGCCCAAGAGCCAAAGCGTCCCGACAACACCGACGAGCGCAAGAGTGATAAAGAGTCGCCACTGGCGTCGCGAGAGCGAACGAAGGGCAAGGATAATCTTCTGACTAGACACGGGTTTATTTAGAGGAAAAGATTGAGAATGTTCGCAATAATAAATAGTCCCGCCAAGATAATCGTGCCCAGGAACAGGGTTTTTTCAAAACCGCGTTTAGCATGGAAGACGCCGCCAGAATTGCCGCCACCAAAAGCGCTTCCAAGACCCTCGCTGGATTGTTGCAGAAGGATTGCCACGACCAGAAGCACGGCCAGCGCAACCTGCAACCAGGGCAAGATATTAGCGAAGAATAACATTAGCAGTGAGTATAGCAGAAGATAAAAATAGAGCAAGTGATCCTTAATATTATCTTGACTCGGCTTTTTTCCCGAGTATAATGTCGGCACTATGAGTAACAAAATAAAACCTTTGGGTGATAGAGTGCTAGTTGAGTTGATTGATGATTCAACTAAGAAGACAAAATCGGGAATTATTACCCCAGACACCGTAAATAAAGAAAGGGGTGAACAGGGGAAGGTGGTGGCAGTGGGAGAGGGGCGCCGCACGGACGATGGCAAACTGATTCCCGTTGCGGTAAAAAAGGGCCAGCAAATAATTTTTTCTAAATATGGCCCGGACGAGGTAAAGATTGACGGTAAAGAGTACTACATTATTAGCGAGTCCAACATTTTAGCGATAGTTGAGTAAATAACAATTATGACGAAACAAATTATTTTTGGTGATGACGCACGGAAGGCACTCAAGCGGGGCATTGATCAGGTGGCAGATGCGGTGCGAATTACAATTGGTCCCAAGGGACGCAATGTCATTCTAGACAAGGGTTATGGCACGCCAACTATTACCAATGATGGTGTTTCCATTGCGAAGGAGATTGGTTTGAAAGATAAGGTTGAGAATATGGGTGCCGAAATTATCAAAGATGTGGCCCAGAAGACAAATGATGCGGCGGGTGACGGCACAACGACGGCGGTTGTCTTGGCGCAAGCTCTAATTAGTGAGGGCTTTAAGAAAACGACACTTGGTGTCAATGCGATGGGTTTACGAATTGGAATTGAGCACGCGGCTCGTGAAGTGGTTGCGGCTCTCCGTGATCTGGCTAAACCGATTAAAAACAAAGAGGAAATTAAACAAATTGCAACAATTTCAGCCGAATCAACCGAATATGGCGCAATTATTGCCGAAGCAATTGAGAAGGTTGGGAAGAACGGTGTGGTGACAGTGGCAGAGTCTCAAAGTTTCGGCGTGGAGTCAGAATTAGTAGAGGGGATGCAGTTTGAAAAGGGTTATCTCTCGCCCTATATGGTGACAGACGCTGAAAGGATGGAGGCGGAATATCGAGATGCTCTGATTTTAATTACCGATAAAAAAATCTCGAGTATTAAAGACATCCTACCACTCTTGGAAAAAGTCGCGCAGGGTGGAAAGAAGGAGTTGGTAATTATTGCCGAAGATGTGGACGGTGAGGCTCTGGCCACTCTGGTTGTTAATAAATTACGCGGGACATTCAATACCCTTGCCCTCAAAGCACCGGGTTTTGGTGATCGGAAGAAAGAGATGTTGGAAGATATTGCGATACTAACTGGTGGGCAGGTAATCTCTGAAGAGGTTGGACGTAAGTTGGAAAGTGTCGACTTGAAAATGCTTGGTCGGGCTCGGAAGATTGTGGCGACGAAAGAGAATACGACAATTGTTGGTGGCGCAGGGAAGAAGGCGGATTTGGAAGCACGGATGAGTCAGATTAAAAAACAAATTGCCCAGAGTGACTCCAAGTATGATCAGGAGAAGTTGCAAGAGCGCTTGGGTAAGCTTGGTGGCGGTGTGGCCGTAATCAAGGTTGGTGCCGCAACCGAGGCGGAAATGAAATATTTGAAACTGAAAATGGAAGACGCCGTGGAGGCAACCAAGGCGGCGATTGAAGAAGGAATTGTCGCTGGTGGCGGTGTGGCCCTAGTACGGGCAGGAGTGAAGGTTGCGGGTAAGACGCTCAAATCACCGTCCGCGGATATCGCTCATGAATTTGAAGTTGGCGTGAAGGTGCTTCTTAAGTCATTGGATGCGCCTCTTCGTCAGATTGCGATCAATGCTGGGAAGGATGATGGCGAAGTAATCTTAGACAAAGTAAAAAACGGTAAGGGTAACGAAGGTTATGATGCTAATGCCGATAAGATTGTGACCGACATGTTCACGGCGGGGATTATTGATCCAGTGAAAGTGACTAGGACTGGACTGGAGCGGGCGGCAAGCGCGGCAGCGATTCTTCTGACCACCGAGGTGGCGATTACGGATGAGGTCAAAGAAGAGAAGGAGAGTCCAATGGGTGGTGGTATGCCAGGCGGAATGGGGAGCATGGGCTACTAATCTAACAAGGGTTGTTGTATTATTGGGGTAAATGTCTAATCCTTCATTGCGTCGAAGGGACGAGTTTATTTTGGGTGTTTTATTGGTATTTATTGTTGTATTTGGGTTTTATTATTTTTCTAATTCTTCGACGCCCGATGGATTATTTCCTAGTTTGCAACTGGCACAGATTAGTGGCCAGAAGGTTGAGGTTGTGGGACAAGAAACTATCCCGCCCACGACCCAGATTACTTCTCCTGGTGGTGGGGAAGTATTGTCTGGCCTGGTAACTGTCACCGCGACGGCCAGTGACAATGTGTCGGTGAACAGGGTCGAGCTTTGGAAGGATGAATCGCTCTTTAGAAGTACGGGTTCTCGTCCATACAACTTTATTTGGGACACAACTGCCTCTTCCAATTCTACCCATACACTACAAACAAGAGCCTATGACGCCGCCGGGAATGTTGGATTGTCGCCGACGGTGACGGTCAGCGTCTCTAATACTGGGACTCCGCCGCCAGCGGGGGATAATCCTGGCGGTAGCTCCAATTCTGATCCGAATAATCTCGCTAACGGTTCAAGTGTTCTCTTCGTTGATAAAAATAATTCTAATTGCAGTGACCAGCACTCTCGAAGTCAGGCACTTAACCCGCAGACACCGTGGTGTGGTCTCGCTGGCTTAACGGAAAATCACGGTTTAACCGTTCGCCCTGGCGACACGGTCTACTTTCGAGCGGGAGATTATACCGGACGCGAAGCGGGAATTATTTCTGACGGCACTCCGAGTGGTCGCATCACTATTAAGCCATATCCTGGCGATATGGTGATTTGGCGTGGCGGGTCTACTTCTTATGAAAGATTGTTTTCAGCAACAACAGACTATCTAACACTAGAAGGATTTACCATTGTTGGACATATTGATACATCGGAGGGCTCATTATACATGCCCGTGCTCCTATCTTTCTCTAATAACACTGGACTTGAACTGCGTAACCTAACCATAGAACCCTTCCAGTCTGTTAACGATATCGGATTCGGTAATCGCTGGCCGAGTGATCATAGTAGGGAAGGTTGGGGACACGCGGTTAAATTATACAATTCTGATAACTTCAAGATTCAAAACATAAAGATAACCTGTCAGGCCAGTACAGATGTTTACCCCGCCTTGAAATTCAACGGAGACGGACTCCAGCTTGATAACGTGAGAAATGGCGTGGTTGAGAACAGTGAGTTTAAGGATTGTGCCCATATTCCACTGACTACAAGATTCAATTCCTATGGCGTAACGATTCAGAACAATGTCATCTCTAACGTTTTTCACACGGGCATGGCATCTGGTGTTGGCAGTCACAATAATATAATTCGCAACAATATTATAAAAAACTATAATTCTATTCCCAATGATCTATCCAACCGCTCTCACGGGATTGAACTATTGGGTGAGAATGACAGCTTAATCTACAACAATATTGTCTATAATGGAGCCAACAACGGCAATGGGATTTCTTTGGGAAATTCTCAAGATTCCAATTTTTCACAGAACAATAACAATAAAATTTTTCATAACACTGTCTACTCTACCAATTACAACAATATCAGCTTGGGGAGCAATGGCCTGTTTGGTACCAATAATTGGGTTAACAATAATCAGATAAAGAACAATATCACTTATGGCATCCAGCAGTATCAAAGTGAAGGACAATTCCTGCACGGGGAAATTCGAGTGTATGGTTATGACTATGAGGGTAACAACGGTTACGGCAATATTTTCCAAAATAATTTGGTGAAAGATTTCCGTCCCGAAGAAAAGCCAATCGTTAGTCGTAACTTTAGAAACAACACCTATAATCGTTACTCGGTTGCTGAATTCAATAGTTTGCCCTGGGCTTCGGGAAATATCGAAGGCGATCCCAAGTTTATTAATCCCAGCGCGGGAGATTTTCACCTGCAAGCGACGAGTCCCGCTATCAATGCGGCACCTTGTTTGCCTGAGGTCACTGTTGATTTCGACGGCAGAAGTCGTAGTGCTGGTGGCGGTTGTACGATTGGCGCTTTCGAACTTGATCTGGTAAATCCGCCCCCGCCCCCGCCAGTTTTGGAAGAGGAACCGGTAGTTGAGGTTGAGCCACGGACCGAGGACGAGGAACCAGAATTAATCACCCCCGCTGCTTGTGGGGACGGTGTTCTCGATGCCGGAGAACAATGTGACGGTAATCTGATGGGTGGTTTAAGTTGTCGGTTGCTTGGTTTCTTGGGCGGCGGGAGTTTGCGCTGTTATTCGGGAAGTTCACCGCGGGCTTGTCGGCTTGATGTTGAGAAATGTTTACTCGCCCCCAATCAACCACCGCCAGTAAGGCAAGTCCCCGAGACAATCCCAGCCACAAAATCATCACCAGTGTCCGGTACAACCGAATCGCCAGAATTGTCCACCTGCCGAGAACGTTGGCTGTGTCGACAGGGCTGGAGTGAATGCGTGGATGGTAAGCAGACCCGTGAGTGCGTGGAACTGACCCAGTATGGCACCACCTCTTGTCGGCCAAGGGTGGAACGAGCTTGTAATGAGAACGATCTAGCTTCGGATGTATTAGATACGAAGGCGATTGGTGAACAGGAAAAAGGGTCTTCTGTTGTTGCTAAATTGAATTTAACTCCTGTTCAGACCAAGGCCTTAGCGGTACTTGTTCCCACCTTCTTCGCAACACTAGCGATACTTGCAACGGTGATTATTCGAACTTTTATGCTATAATCATCCTAATATGAATAAATCAGACAATTTAACAAAAGAATAAAATATTATGTGGTTACTTATAATCATTGCAGTCGTTCTCGCTTGGTTAATCTTTAGTTACAACGGGCTTGTCACATATCGCCTGCGGGCTGATGAGGCGTGGAGCGATATTGATGTACAGATGAAGCGTCGTTACGATCTCATTCCCAATTTAATGAACACGGTCAAGGGTTATGCCACACACGAACAGACAGCGTTTGAGAAAGTGACCCAAGCTCGCAGTGCGGCGATGGGGGCAACGGGGCTGGCGGCCAAGGGTGAGGCCGAGAATATGCTTACTGGTGCCCTGAAATCAGTTTTCGCTATCGCCGAAGCTTATCCGGAACTGAAGGCCAATCAGAATTTCTTGCAATTACAAAACGAGTTGTCAGATACGGAGAACAAAATTCAAGCAGCCCGGCGATTCTACAATAGCAATGTTCGCGACCTCAATATCAAGATTGACACTTTTCCCTCCAACTTGGTCGCCAACCTTTTCCACTTTGTGAAGAAAGAATTTTTCCAATTGGAGGCGGGGGATGAGGTGGCCCGGAAACCAGTTGAGGTGAAGTTCTAAATAGTGGCAACTCTCTATACTCATCAAGCAAGTAATGTTCGGAAGACCTGGGCGCTGATGCTCGGCTTTTTCCTCTTTCTTATCGTGCTTGGGTGGGTTTTTTCTCAAGCTTATGATAATCCGCTGATTCTCTATGTTTTTGCGATGTTTTCTATTTCTCTAAACCTCGTAAGTTACTGGTATTCTGATAAGATTGCCCTTGCTCTGGCCCGCGCTCGGCCCGCCTCTCGCGAGGAATTCTTCGATCTCTTTACGGCGGTAG contains these protein-coding regions:
- a CDS encoding ribonuclease J, whose protein sequence is MKPPPRMRRAPRATSAEKTVPPLAEGNIRIIPLGGVEEIGKNMTAIEMGNDIVVIDIGFAFPTEEMPGVDYIIPDVTYLEKNKEKVRGVVITHGHLDHTGGIPYIMGRIGNPPLYTRNLTSLFIKKRMDEFPHLPPLDMRVVENESKIKLGEITVRFFGVTHTIPDSFGIIIETPYGLIVNPGDYKLDLDGVDGKPTNEEEKRYGIFEKEKTLLLLADSTNIENPGFSVPERETHKNLEEIIKSIKGRLFIGTFASQLERMIKIVEIVEKYGRKLVIEGRSMKTNMEISQLAGLWKLKKDTVISMQDASKYPEDKVVVLATGAQGEEFAALMRMANKTHKYLRFKKGDTVLLSSSIVPGNEIAVQKLKDNIARQGAKIISYRTSDVYIHSSGHGNRGEIEWLHKKIKPKFFIPIHGSHHKLRQHEDLALELGMPEKNIIVPDNGSVIEITDKGQKIQILKEGVSNRVVMVDGLGQNNVEEVVIRDRQMLSQEGMFVIVAIVDARTGRVRKSPDIISRGFVYLKDSQELLHHARSLAKKKIEESTAAMHPINFDYVKNVIREEVGRYLFQKTHHRPIILPVLIEV
- a CDS encoding ABC transporter substrate-binding protein is translated as MSSQKIILALRSLSRRQWRLFITLALVGVVGTLWLLGGINQIFSITVAAPGGSLSEGIIGSPRFINPLLAISDADRDLSTLVYSGLMRVNEKNKPEPDLAEKVEVSEDGLTYTFTLKDNLTWHDGAPLNTADVEFTITSTLNPIIKSVKRASWEGVRIERVDDKIIRFHLKQPYPPFLDNATMGILPKHIWGRLDPEVFALNQFNIEGIGSGPYKVKNIKKDALGIPEYYDFVPFENFALGKAKISNLRLFFYPNETELMNAYRQGKITSASLISAESAKALEALGSRVLRSPLPRVFGVFLNQSRAPVLANPEVRKALNLSLDRSVVIDGALSGYGQPITGPLPNFSSSMSTSSISEARAILENGGWEFNETSTTWEKKTKKETLTLSFTLTTSDTPELKKAAEIIRDTWKQLGVAVDLKIFEIGDLNQNVIRPRQYEALFFGEILGRNMDTFAFWHSSQRLDPGLNIALYTNSATDKILEEVRRSSDQEKIASLYQKFNDTVSSDTPAIFVYAPEFLYLLPTEIKNVTFPTINTAADRFLNIYRWHIKTDRVWPIFANKNNQI
- the groL gene encoding chaperonin GroEL (60 kDa chaperone family; promotes refolding of misfolded polypeptides especially under stressful conditions; forms two stacked rings of heptamers to form a barrel-shaped 14mer; ends can be capped by GroES; misfolded proteins enter the barrel where they are refolded when GroES binds) translates to MTKQIIFGDDARKALKRGIDQVADAVRITIGPKGRNVILDKGYGTPTITNDGVSIAKEIGLKDKVENMGAEIIKDVAQKTNDAAGDGTTTAVVLAQALISEGFKKTTLGVNAMGLRIGIEHAAREVVAALRDLAKPIKNKEEIKQIATISAESTEYGAIIAEAIEKVGKNGVVTVAESQSFGVESELVEGMQFEKGYLSPYMVTDAERMEAEYRDALILITDKKISSIKDILPLLEKVAQGGKKELVIIAEDVDGEALATLVVNKLRGTFNTLALKAPGFGDRKKEMLEDIAILTGGQVISEEVGRKLESVDLKMLGRARKIVATKENTTIVGGAGKKADLEARMSQIKKQIAQSDSKYDQEKLQERLGKLGGGVAVIKVGAATEAEMKYLKLKMEDAVEATKAAIEEGIVAGGGVALVRAGVKVAGKTLKSPSADIAHEFEVGVKVLLKSLDAPLRQIAINAGKDDGEVILDKVKNGKGNEGYDANADKIVTDMFTAGIIDPVKVTRTGLERAASAAAILLTTEVAITDEVKEEKESPMGGGMPGGMGSMGY
- a CDS encoding co-chaperone GroES, translated to MSNKIKPLGDRVLVELIDDSTKKTKSGIITPDTVNKERGEQGKVVAVGEGRRTDDGKLIPVAVKKGQQIIFSKYGPDEVKIDGKEYYIISESNILAIVE
- a CDS encoding LemA family protein, whose translation is MWLLIIIAVVLAWLIFSYNGLVTYRLRADEAWSDIDVQMKRRYDLIPNLMNTVKGYATHEQTAFEKVTQARSAAMGATGLAAKGEAENMLTGALKSVFAIAEAYPELKANQNFLQLQNELSDTENKIQAARRFYNSNVRDLNIKIDTFPSNLVANLFHFVKKEFFQLEAGDEVARKPVEVKF
- a CDS encoding right-handed parallel beta-helix repeat-containing protein codes for the protein MSNPSLRRRDEFILGVLLVFIVVFGFYYFSNSSTPDGLFPSLQLAQISGQKVEVVGQETIPPTTQITSPGGGEVLSGLVTVTATASDNVSVNRVELWKDESLFRSTGSRPYNFIWDTTASSNSTHTLQTRAYDAAGNVGLSPTVTVSVSNTGTPPPAGDNPGGSSNSDPNNLANGSSVLFVDKNNSNCSDQHSRSQALNPQTPWCGLAGLTENHGLTVRPGDTVYFRAGDYTGREAGIISDGTPSGRITIKPYPGDMVIWRGGSTSYERLFSATTDYLTLEGFTIVGHIDTSEGSLYMPVLLSFSNNTGLELRNLTIEPFQSVNDIGFGNRWPSDHSREGWGHAVKLYNSDNFKIQNIKITCQASTDVYPALKFNGDGLQLDNVRNGVVENSEFKDCAHIPLTTRFNSYGVTIQNNVISNVFHTGMASGVGSHNNIIRNNIIKNYNSIPNDLSNRSHGIELLGENDSLIYNNIVYNGANNGNGISLGNSQDSNFSQNNNNKIFHNTVYSTNYNNISLGSNGLFGTNNWVNNNQIKNNITYGIQQYQSEGQFLHGEIRVYGYDYEGNNGYGNIFQNNLVKDFRPEEKPIVSRNFRNNTYNRYSVAEFNSLPWASGNIEGDPKFINPSAGDFHLQATSPAINAAPCLPEVTVDFDGRSRSAGGGCTIGAFELDLVNPPPPPPVLEEEPVVEVEPRTEDEEPELITPAACGDGVLDAGEQCDGNLMGGLSCRLLGFLGGGSLRCYSGSSPRACRLDVEKCLLAPNQPPPVRQVPETIPATKSSPVSGTTESPELSTCRERWLCRQGWSECVDGKQTRECVELTQYGTTSCRPRVERACNENDLASDVLDTKAIGEQEKGSSVVAKLNLTPVQTKALAVLVPTFFATLAILATVIIRTFML
- the secG gene encoding preprotein translocase subunit SecG; the protein is MLFFANILPWLQVALAVLLVVAILLQQSSEGLGSAFGGGNSGGVFHAKRGFEKTLFLGTIILAGLFIIANILNLFL